The Oryzias latipes chromosome 4, ASM223467v1 genome includes a window with the following:
- the LOC101175230 gene encoding olfactomedin-like protein 2A, which yields MEKLCVMAVMLCALCSRSSAAPPKLSSAEPKPPPGRSAEQNEELQGQESIISKLLGDYDKVKAVSEGSDCRCKCVVKPLSRSACRRLEEGGAAAQDFYTVETITSGPECKCACVAPPSAVNPCEGDFRLKQLREAGKQNVKLSTILELLEGSFYGMDLLKLHSVSQKLTDRMDRIEKVVSLSRTNDESRPPRTPPMPPEVQEAPPTALPHEKEVLGEVSRAAAYLDPEEKQDGKFVVENPPIVDSEKVGEMATPENRGGTEASQAVKIHPNGMIIRGMTFYKSDQGAMAADDGEPGENFFEYHEFSGDGPTSLFIEEDLLLHRAPRPRTRTGWRSLKLKAAGLVEDSKMIRPKPETSSEDPQISRNFGVTSSEDPSEPPARRNITEENPSSTSRAQQTPEGVPPPSITPPSETGTPKATPTSRPEPKEQSRGSNGGSSPFPNSAASTSAPLHLTATTFAQADPSAAQKSSTFSPDSPSTHNSPMTTSSTATPPMVKKAAAARQKYKINWEEDEEGEPDADEPQQRDPKTTARETGECKDTLATISEPVTHNSYGRAEGAWMKDPKSPGEQIYVANFYYGNSLLEFYNLEVFKQGRFTNSYKLPYNWIGTGHVVYGGAFYYNRAFSRDIIKFDLRQRHVAAWTMLHDALFEESSSPWEWRSHSDMDFAVDESGLWIIYPALDDEGFLQEVVVLSRLDPSDLSMKKETTWRTGLRRNNFGNCFVVCGVLYAVDSYNRRDANLEYAFDTHTSTQMIPRMPFINNYTYTTQIDYNPKEGLLYAWDNGHQVTYNIKLAYVDP from the exons ATGGAGAAGCTGTGCGTCATGGCCGTGATGCTCTGCGCGCTCTGCTCCCGGAGTTCTGCTGCGCCACCAAAGTTGTCATCTGCAGAACCCAAACCTCCGCCTGGAAGGAGCGCGGAGCAAAATGAGGAGCTGCAGGGTCAGGAGAGCATCATCTCTAAG CTGCTGGGGGATTATGATAAGGTCAAAGCCGTCTCGGAAGGCTCCGACTGCCGGTGCAAATGCGTGGTGAAGCCGCTGAGCAGGAGCGCGTGCCGGCGGCTGGAGGAAGGCGGCGCGGCGGCGCAGGACTTCTACACCGTGGAGACCATCACCTCTGGACCGGAGTGCAAGTGCGCCTGCGTCGCTCCTCCGTCTGCGGTCAACCCGTGCGAGGGCGACTTCCGACTGAAACAGCTCCGAGAGGCGGGAAAACAGAACGTCAAG CTGTCCACCATCCTCGAGCTGCTGGAGGGCTCCTTCTATGGGATGGACCTGCTGAAGCTTCATTCCGTGTCCCAGAAGCTCACAGATCGGATGGATCGGATTGAGAAG gTGGTCTCTTTGAGCCGCACCAACGACGAGTCACGGCCTCCGAGGACTCCTCCCATGCCACCAGAAGTGCAGGAAGCTCCGCCTACTGCTCTTCCTCATGAGAAGGAAGTGCTGGGAGAGGTCAGCAGGGCAGCGGCATACCTGGATCCAGAG GAAAAACAGGATGGAAAGTTTGTTGTGGAAAATCCACCAATAGTGGACTCGGAGAAAGTCGGTGAGATGGCGACTCCTGAGAACCGGGGGGGTACGGAAGCTTCTCAGGCGGTGAAGATCCACCCCAACGGGATGATCATCCGGGGGATGACGTTCTACAAATCTGATCAGGGCGCCATGGCGGCAGACGATGGAGAACCTGGAGAGAACT TTTTTGAATACCATGAATTCAGCGGCGATGGCCCGACCAGCCTCTTCATCGAGGAGGATCTCCTTCTGCACAGAGCCCCCCGGCCCAGGACGAGAACGGGATGGAGATCGTTGAAACTGAAGGCAGCAGGTCTCGTGGAAGACTCCAAGATGATCCGCCCGAAGCCAGAAACCAGCTCGGAAGATCCTCAGATAAGCAGAAACTTTGGGGTGACTTCATCAGAGGATCCTTCAGAACCACCAGCCCGGAGAAACATCACGGAGGAGAACCCCAGCTCCACATCCAGAGCCCAACAGACTCCTGAGGGGGTCCCCCCTCCTTCCATCACCCCTCCCAGTGAAACAGGTACCCCCAAAGCCACGCCCACCTCCAGGCCTGAGCCCAAAGAACAGAGCAGAGGCAGCAATGGAGGATCTTCACCTTTTCCAAACTCCGCCGCCTCGACCTCAGCTCCACTACATCTCACCGCCACTACCTTCGCTCAGGCGGATCCTTCCGCGGCGCAAAAGAGTTCCACCTTTTCTCCAGACTCACCTTCGACACACAACTCTCCAATGACAACCTCCTCTACAGCAACACCCCCCATGGTCAAAAAAGCTGCTGCCGCCAGACAGAAATACAAAATCAACTGGGAAGAAGACGAGGAAGGAGAGCCGGACGCAGACGAACCACAGCAGAGAGATCCAAAGACGACTGCAAGAGAAACTG GAGAATGCAAAGACACTTTGGCCACCATCTCTGAGCCGGTCACCCACAACAGCTACGGCCGGGCTGAAGGCGCGTGGATGAAGGATCCCAAATCCCCAGGGGAGCAGATTTACGTGGCCAACTTTTATTACGGAAACAGCCTGCTGGAATTCTACAACCTGGAAGTTTTCAAACAAG GCCGCTTCACCAACTCCTACAAGCTGCCCTACAACTGGATCGGCACCGGCCATGTGGTTTATGGGGGGGCCTTCTACTACAACCGGGCCTTCTCCCGCGACATCATTAAGTTTGACCTCCGGCAGCGCCATGTGGCGGCCTGGACCATGCTGCACGACGCCCTGTTTGAGGAGTCCTCCTCGCCGTGGGAATGGCGCAGTCACTCCGACATGGACTTCGCCGTGGACGAGAGCGGGCTGTGGATCATCTACCCGGCGCTGGACGACGAAGGCTTCCTACAGGAAGTGGTGGTTCTGAGTCGACTGGACCCGTCCGACCTCAGCATGAAGAAGGAGACCACGTGGAGAACCGGGCTGAGGAGGAACAACTTTGGAAACTGCTTCGTCGTGTGCGGCGTCCTGTACGCCGTCGACAGCTATAATCGAAGGGACGCCAACCTGGAGTACGCCTTCGACACGCACACCAGCACGCAAATGATTCCCAGAATGCCTTTCATCAACAACTATACCTACACCACCCAGATAGACTACAACCCCAAAGAGGGGCTTTTGTACGCCTGGGACAACGGACATCAGGTCACGT
- the LOC101156078 gene encoding torsin-1A-interacting protein 2, translating into MDSSLSKSQDQVHPRRSKRLKPEKDVSYEATPRGPLKRTKRKFDQCSSTKVVNGDGDLENGLEDDESPSKQRRQDAVGADGDEVKDIEMDKQESDEEMEKMEDQETKSVEESKHVQNLNVPKTIKGTSGGRILYPHVELGRRCRPGHIPEENSIPLNLKEETFSKTKNKTAPAPPTKSPAQVPASDVRWAVKVSSMEEYKRKMEAKAKSSDDPRVSRWVRQPEEAHTKRPQARSIPTRGGNAPPLNKEKKKPTVLQGSFGDSRPGFAWYLWRLTFLVLLSSAALLAFNILPALRPTASGGEPGPTAEKLGTFADQLSLLQTRFPSQRPELWRMSKIHLEKHLKTGRPSEPVSMILTAGVGAERTLLCLARGFAASFSSTLDASFLLIDGASKAAQNSDAVKLDIDKQLQAAFEGDQPTAVIHRFEQLPPGSTIIFYRYCDHENAAYKRAFLLFTVLLPQDDIGPELSLKEVEEAVQNFVQEKLVGSGGQTAFDKMDIDKFSGLWSRISHLVLPVVSEPAAGQQGCP; encoded by the exons ATGGATTCCAGTTTGTCCAAAAGTCAGGATCAAGTCCACCCGAGACGATCTAAAAGACTAAAACCAGAGAAAG aTGTGAGTTATGAAGCAACTCCTAGAGGTCCTCTGAAGCGAACCAAAAGAAAGTTTGACCAATGTTCCTCCACCAAAGTGGTCAATGGTGATGGAGATTTGGAAAACGGTTTGGAAGATGATG agtcCCCCAGCAAGCAGCGCCGGCAGGATGCTGTGGGAGCAGATGGAGATGAAGTCAAAGATATTGAGATGGATAAGCAGGAGTCAGATGAAGAAATGGAGAAAATGGAGGACCAGGAAACAAAAAGTGTTGAGGAGTCCAAACATGTCCAAAACCTAAACGTTCCTAAAACAATCAAAG GTACCAGTGGTGGTAGGATTTTATATCCGCATGTAGAGCTTGGTCGGCGCTGCAGACCGGGTCACATCCCAGAAGAAAATTCCATCCCTTTGAACTTGAAGGAGGAGACattcagcaaaacaaaaaacaaaa CAGCACCTGCCCCCCCCACTAAATCCCCCGCACAGGTCCCGGCATCAGACGTCCGATGGGCCGTGAAGGTCTCCAGCATGGAGGAGTACAAGAGAAAGATGGAGGCCAAAGCAAAGAGCTCGG ATGATCCCAGAGTCAGCCGCTGGGTCCGGCAGCCGGAGGAGGCTCACACGAAGAGGCCACAGGCCAGAAGCATTCCAACACGAGGAGGAAATGCTCCTCCTCTAAACAAAG AAAAGAAGAAACCCACTGTCCTTCAGGGAAGCTTTGGAGATTCCCGTCCAG GATTTGCGTGGTATTTGTGGCGTCTGACTTTCCTCGTGCTGCTCAGCTCTGCCGCCCTGCTGGCGTTCAACATCCTTCCTGCTCTCCGACCCACAGCGAGCGGAGGAGAACCTGGACCCACGGCTGAGAAGTTGGGGACGTTTGCCGATCAGCTGTCGCTCCTCCAGACCCGGTTTCCCAGCCAGCGGCCGGAGCTGTGGAGGATGAGTAAGATCCATTTGGAGAAGCACCTGAAAACAGGCCGGCCTTCCGAGCCCGTCAGCATGATCTTGACCGCGGGCGTCGGGGCTGAGAGGACGCTGCTCTGCCTGGCTCGGGGCTTTGCCGCCTCTTTCTCCTCCACTCTCGACGCCTCTTTTCTCCTCATTGATGGAGCGAGTAAAGCGGCCCAGAACAGCGATGCAGTGAAGCTGGACATCGACAAGCAGCTGCAAGCAGCTTTTGAGGGGGATCAACCCACCGCAGTCATTCACCGCTTTGAGCAGCTGCCCCCCGGGTCTACCATCATATTCTATCGCTACTGCGACCACGAGAACGCTGCCTACAAGCGGGCGTTCCTGCTGTTCACCGTCCTCCTGCCTCAAGACGATATCGGGCCTGAGCTGAGTctgaaggaggtggaggaggcggtGCAAAACTTTGTTCAGGAGAAACTGGTGGGCTCTGGGGG
- the LOC101174989 gene encoding torsin-1A-interacting protein 2 isoform X1, which produces MSEACPPQDMAEKPQQEELNGTCQHNEAWGSIKTEACPPQDMAEKPQREDLNGTCQHNEENTLAEPALSSQQGRGEGGRGGSTPTVPPTTQRRISDLKDGESLPGEGGEPVDPIPDEEQQPEDTASSPSPANTEENETTGVDVAPAGKESAETDVSSAENKEEINHCETDHGGCGDRLKEKTEEPLEKTEEGSENGDEEATEVTSPKESNEGDDDPVDKPFPETKPERGTLKYLIAVGVVVLVAILVQHLLQHQPPPQREDVRPVDVFLKQMETVKSRFPRQRSELWNRNKIHLKRHLQTSRPTEPVSLILTAGWRAERTLHCLAQSLASAFSAAVNASVLHIDGTGSAGRDSDHVKLDIDRKLQGAFEGNQPVAVIHRFEELPPSSTLIFYRYCDHENAAYKNIFLIFTVLLEEEDEIPGTKSLSAVEEMVDDHLQKKFLSQSRPVSFDRMDIDKYGGLWSRISHLILPVAAEERMELHGC; this is translated from the exons ATGAGTGAGGCGTGCCCACCCCAAGACATGGCAGAGAAACCACAGCAAGAGGAATTGAATGGCACCTGTCAGCACAATGAAG CCTGGGGAAGCATTAAGACTGAAGCGTGCCCACCCCAAGACATGGCAGAGAAACCACAGCGAGAGGACTTGAATGGCACCTGTCAGCACAATGAAG aaaatacactggctGAGCcagctctgagctctcagcaagggCGAGGAGAAGGGGGACGGGGTGgttccacgccaacagtcccgcccacaactcagaggcgaatttcag ATCTGAAGGATGGAGAAAGCCTGCCGGGTGAAGGTGGTGAACCGGTGGACCCTATTCCTGATGAAGAGCAGCAACCAGAGG ATACAGCTTCATCACCTTCACCTGCAAACACAGAGGAGAACGAGACGACGGGTGTGGACGTGGCACCGGCGGGTAAAG AGTCAGCAGAAACAGACGTATCttcagcagaaaacaaagaagagaTCAACCACTGTGAGACGGATCATGGAGGTTGTGGAGATCGTCTGAAGGAGAAAACTGAGGAGCCGCTGGAGAAAACTGAGGAAGGCTCTG AAAACGGCGATGAAGAAGCAACAGAAGTGACCTCTCCAAAGGAATCCAACGAGGGTGATGATGATCCGGTGGACAAACCCTTTCCGGAGACAAAACCAGAAAGAG GGACCCTGAAATACTTGATAGCAGTGGGTGTAGTTGTACTTGTAGCCATCTTGGTGCAGCATCTCCTCCAACACCAACCTCCACCTCAGAGGGAGGACGTGCGTCCGGTGGACGTCTTCCTCAAACAGATGGAAACAGTAAAGTCTCGGTTTCCTCGCCAGCGTTCCGAGCTCTGGAACCGAAACAAGATTCACCTGAAGAGGCAcctccagacctccagaccCACCGAGCCCGTAAGCCTCATCCTCACGGCAGGATGGAGAGCGGAGAGGACGCTGCACTGCCTTGCTCAGAGTCTGGCCTCCGCCTTCTCTGCTGCCGTCAACGCCTCTGTGCTCCACATCGACGGCACCGGCTCAGCCGGCCGGGACAGCGACCACGTCAAGCTGGACATAGACAGGAAGCTGCAGGGAGCGTTTGAGGGAAACCAACCCGTTGCCGTCATTCACCGCTTTGAGGAGCTGCCGCCCAGCTCCACTCTCATCTTCTACCGCTACTGTGATCACGAGAACGCCGCGtacaagaacatttttctgatcTTCACGGTCCtgctggaggaggaagatgagattCCGGGGACAAAAAGCTTGAGTGCGGTGGAGGAGATGGTGGACGACCACCTCCAGAAGAAGTTCCTGTCCCAGAGCCGGCCGGTGTCGTTTGACAGGATGGACATCGATAAGTACGGGGGACTGTGGAGCCGCATTTCTCACCTCATCCTGCCGGTGGCAGCAGAGGAACGGATGGAGCTTCAtggctgctaa
- the LOC101174989 gene encoding torsin-1A-interacting protein 2 isoform X2, whose product MSEACPPQDMAEKPQQEELNGTCQHNEENTLAEPALSSQQGRGEGGRGGSTPTVPPTTQRRISDLKDGESLPGEGGEPVDPIPDEEQQPEDTASSPSPANTEENETTGVDVAPAGKESAETDVSSAENKEEINHCETDHGGCGDRLKEKTEEPLEKTEEGSENGDEEATEVTSPKESNEGDDDPVDKPFPETKPERGTLKYLIAVGVVVLVAILVQHLLQHQPPPQREDVRPVDVFLKQMETVKSRFPRQRSELWNRNKIHLKRHLQTSRPTEPVSLILTAGWRAERTLHCLAQSLASAFSAAVNASVLHIDGTGSAGRDSDHVKLDIDRKLQGAFEGNQPVAVIHRFEELPPSSTLIFYRYCDHENAAYKNIFLIFTVLLEEEDEIPGTKSLSAVEEMVDDHLQKKFLSQSRPVSFDRMDIDKYGGLWSRISHLILPVAAEERMELHGC is encoded by the exons ATGAGTGAGGCGTGCCCACCCCAAGACATGGCAGAGAAACCACAGCAAGAGGAATTGAATGGCACCTGTCAGCACAATGAAG aaaatacactggctGAGCcagctctgagctctcagcaagggCGAGGAGAAGGGGGACGGGGTGgttccacgccaacagtcccgcccacaactcagaggcgaatttcag ATCTGAAGGATGGAGAAAGCCTGCCGGGTGAAGGTGGTGAACCGGTGGACCCTATTCCTGATGAAGAGCAGCAACCAGAGG ATACAGCTTCATCACCTTCACCTGCAAACACAGAGGAGAACGAGACGACGGGTGTGGACGTGGCACCGGCGGGTAAAG AGTCAGCAGAAACAGACGTATCttcagcagaaaacaaagaagagaTCAACCACTGTGAGACGGATCATGGAGGTTGTGGAGATCGTCTGAAGGAGAAAACTGAGGAGCCGCTGGAGAAAACTGAGGAAGGCTCTG AAAACGGCGATGAAGAAGCAACAGAAGTGACCTCTCCAAAGGAATCCAACGAGGGTGATGATGATCCGGTGGACAAACCCTTTCCGGAGACAAAACCAGAAAGAG GGACCCTGAAATACTTGATAGCAGTGGGTGTAGTTGTACTTGTAGCCATCTTGGTGCAGCATCTCCTCCAACACCAACCTCCACCTCAGAGGGAGGACGTGCGTCCGGTGGACGTCTTCCTCAAACAGATGGAAACAGTAAAGTCTCGGTTTCCTCGCCAGCGTTCCGAGCTCTGGAACCGAAACAAGATTCACCTGAAGAGGCAcctccagacctccagaccCACCGAGCCCGTAAGCCTCATCCTCACGGCAGGATGGAGAGCGGAGAGGACGCTGCACTGCCTTGCTCAGAGTCTGGCCTCCGCCTTCTCTGCTGCCGTCAACGCCTCTGTGCTCCACATCGACGGCACCGGCTCAGCCGGCCGGGACAGCGACCACGTCAAGCTGGACATAGACAGGAAGCTGCAGGGAGCGTTTGAGGGAAACCAACCCGTTGCCGTCATTCACCGCTTTGAGGAGCTGCCGCCCAGCTCCACTCTCATCTTCTACCGCTACTGTGATCACGAGAACGCCGCGtacaagaacatttttctgatcTTCACGGTCCtgctggaggaggaagatgagattCCGGGGACAAAAAGCTTGAGTGCGGTGGAGGAGATGGTGGACGACCACCTCCAGAAGAAGTTCCTGTCCCAGAGCCGGCCGGTGTCGTTTGACAGGATGGACATCGATAAGTACGGGGGACTGTGGAGCCGCATTTCTCACCTCATCCTGCCGGTGGCAGCAGAGGAACGGATGGAGCTTCAtggctgctaa